CTACCCATGTAAGAACTATAGGCTCCGATGACATTCATCCCCAAAAATGCCAAATCTCCCATTGCATCCAAAATTTTATGGCGCACAAACTCTTCTTCGTAGCGCAAACCCTCTCTATTTACAATTCCATGCTCATCTAGGACAATGCAATTGTTTAAATTTCCGCCCTTGGCAAGTCCAATGGAGCGCAAATAATTTACCTCCTGTAAGAAACCAAAGGTACGCGCCCTAGCAATCTGATCTTTATACGCTCGTCTGGAAAATTTAAAATGATAATGTTGTTCGCAAATCATAGGGTGGGCGAAATTGATTCCAAAATCAAAGGAGAGAAGAGGACTTGGGCTTAATTTAGCACTTTTTGGGCCATCTTGGACAACGACTTCTTTTGTGATGCGCATGAAAGGCTTGGGAGCGTCTAGTTCGACAATTCCTGCTTCATCCAATAACATGCAATGAGCGATAGCTGATCCATCCATAATGGGAATCTCTTCATTATCTACAGAAATCTTCAAGTTATCAATCCCATAACCGCTCACTGCAGATAACAGATGCTCCACAGTGGAAATGCGCGCTTTTGGATCTTCAGGAGAGCCTAAAGTCGTGGCCATTGTGGTGTCTACAACACTCTCATGTTTTAAAGGCATTTGTCTTTTTAAATCGGAACGCTCGAATACGATACCTGAACCCGCACCTAGAGGTTCTAAGGTCATTTTCACAGGCACTCCTTTGTGCAAGCCAATCCCGATAACTTCTACGCTTTTTGCAATCGTTCTTTCTCTCATGGAATATCCTTTATGTTGATTATATCGTCTTTTCTAGTAATGAGTTTTAATTTATCATTGGCATTGATACGCTCTAGTTGCGCCTGATCTAAAATCGATCCTTGAAAGGCAATATAAGAAGAATGCACACTTTTAAGCACCATACAAGCACCCATGCAAATGACGATCCCCTCACAATGCCCATAAATACTGATATTTTGTTCAGAATGGATTTTGGCCCCATGGTTGATATTGCCCAAGAAAATTAAACTATGGGGGCTGTTAATTTCCTCGCCACTGCGTATATGCCGCTCGTAAATTCGCACATCCTCTAAAGGGGGTGGTTGGGGAGGGGCAACATTTTTGGGCGCAAACTCTATCGCATCGTAAATCACAATTTGGTCGCTGTTTCTGCCCTTGAGGTCTTTAGCGCACACGCTGTAGGCTAACCCGTAGCGTTCTAAGGCCTCCAAAACTTCGGTTTCAAGCGGTGTTTTAAAAAGGAGAAGATAATCTTGCAAAAGGGGCGCATTTTTGCAGATAAAATTCAGATACTGATCCTTATTGGCCACACCAAGTTCAAAACAACGCACTTGCTTTTGTCGAGTTTGTAGCACCTGCTCTACCTTTTTTCTTGGATGCGTTGGCGCGCCTCTTGCAACACAGCATTAAAGCGTTGGATAAACCCTGCATCCATCCATTCGTGGGGATAGACAGGGATTCCCTGCACCAACATCTCAAAATGCACATGATCGAGCTTATTGGCATAACTAAAGCCACTAATGCCCAAAACCCGACCCGATTCCACTAGATCGGATTTTTTTACAAGGATTTTTGAAAGGCCTCCATAAAAGGCATGCAGACCTAAACCATAGGCCACTAAAATCCCCTTACCATAACTTTGAATTTCTTCAGCCAAGACCACACGCCCCTCGTTGCTCTCTTGAATTTTAGAGTGTTTGGTCATAAAATCCACACCAGCGTGCAACGCCTGCCCCAAAAGACTCCCTTGAAAAAGATAGCGTTTTTGCGCACCAAAGGGGAGCAAGACTCTAGGTTTGGACATTGCCAAAGGATTAAAAGGATTCAAGCGCGCTATGTCTGCAATGGTATTGTCAAGATCTGCTTGAACAATTTCTTCAAGATTGAGCCGCATTTTAGTGCGCTCAAAATCTGGATGTGTCTTAAGACCCTGCAAGGCCGCTTCTTTGTTTGCGTATTTTTTGTTTAACTCAATATCACGCCTGTAATAAGGCATCCGGGTGATTTTAGTGAAGTTGAGAGGGATGATTTTAGTGTTATAAGCCTTGTCGCGAGCAATAATGGTGGCGCTAAAGGCGCGTTGCTGTAAAGACCAAGGCAGAATAGCGGCATAGTGCTTGGCTTTAACAAAAGGAAAAGTTTTAAATTTCTGTTTGCCATCACTAAGCCATGCGGCATCTAAAGATTCTTCTTCAACGCTAAAGACAACTAAAGCGCTCCCACCATAAGTGATGCTAGAGGATTGGGAAATAATCTGCAGAGTTGGAGGCGTGGTGTCTAAAGTGAGATCAAAGTTAGCCGTGCTTAAATTACCGCTAAAAAAATGCGCGTTGCTCCAATCGCGCATGCGAATCTCATAATGCAAAAGAGTTTGATCGCTAAGTTGGATACTAGGTTTAGGCAACTCAAAACTCAGACGACTAGGCTCATCTAAGACAATCTGTTCTTTTTCATAGACGACAAGATGATCGCTAGTAGAGACTCTAACATGGTAGGAGCGGATTTTGGCCTTAGTCTCTAGGGTAACACGCATGCGGTGTTTGAG
This portion of the Helicobacter felis ATCC 49179 genome encodes:
- a CDS encoding M23 family metallopeptidase, producing the protein MLVGCGYLSYNYLITKDGQGKIELVMQVAPDKQNGIAEAEVTHPTHWNLKHRMRVTLETKAKIRSYHVRVSTSDHLVVYEKEQIVLDEPSRLSFELPKPSIQLSDQTLLHYEIRMRDWSNAHFFSGNLSTANFDLTLDTTPPTLQIISQSSSITYGGSALVVFSVEEESLDAAWLSDGKQKFKTFPFVKAKHYAAILPWSLQQRAFSATIIARDKAYNTKIIPLNFTKITRMPYYRRDIELNKKYANKEAALQGLKTHPDFERTKMRLNLEEIVQADLDNTIADIARLNPFNPLAMSKPRVLLPFGAQKRYLFQGSLLGQALHAGVDFMTKHSKIQESNEGRVVLAEEIQSYGKGILVAYGLGLHAFYGGLSKILVKKSDLVESGRVLGISGFSYANKLDHVHFEMLVQGIPVYPHEWMDAGFIQRFNAVLQEARQRIQEKR
- a CDS encoding septum site-determining protein MinC, whose product is MLQTRQKQVRCFELGVANKDQYLNFICKNAPLLQDYLLLFKTPLETEVLEALERYGLAYSVCAKDLKGRNSDQIVIYDAIEFAPKNVAPPQPPPLEDVRIYERHIRSGEEINSPHSLIFLGNINHGAKIHSEQNISIYGHCEGIVICMGACMVLKSVHSSYIAFQGSILDQAQLERINANDKLKLITRKDDIINIKDIP
- the lpxC gene encoding UDP-3-O-acyl-N-acetylglucosamine deacetylase, which gives rise to MRERTIAKSVEVIGIGLHKGVPVKMTLEPLGAGSGIVFERSDLKRQMPLKHESVVDTTMATTLGSPEDPKARISTVEHLLSAVSGYGIDNLKISVDNEEIPIMDGSAIAHCMLLDEAGIVELDAPKPFMRITKEVVVQDGPKSAKLSPSPLLSFDFGINFAHPMICEQHYHFKFSRRAYKDQIARARTFGFLQEVNYLRSIGLAKGGNLNNCIVLDEHGIVNREGLRYEEEFVRHKILDAMGDLAFLGMNVIGAYSSYMGSHKLNALLVQKVLETQAYEVVHLPQGQHEETTSLQMALAYN